A segment of the Frankineae bacterium MT45 genome:
CGGGTGCGCGGGCGACGAGGTGTGACGTCGCCAGCCCCGTCGATCAGGCGACGCGACTCGTCTGCGGTTCTACCGCTGCGCTCACGAAGACGTGCTCGGCTACATATCCACTGAACTTCGAGGTCGTCCCGTCATGAGTGATCTCGACATCCGCGCCCACCCGGCGCAGGCTCAAACGCTCGCCGGGACGCACGCCGGCGTCGGCGAAGCGCTTCATCAGATCCGCGTCGGACTGCAGCTGCTCGCTGATCCGCTCGACGATCACCTGTGGAGTGTTGGCCGAGGCGGCGGCGAGGGTGAGGCGTTCGGCCGTGATCGTGGTGTCAAAGGGGAGCCCGAGATCCTCCAGACCCGGAATCGGGTTGCCGTGCGGGCAGACCAGCGGCTTCTCGAGCAGGCTCAGGATCCGCCGCTCGACGGCATCGCTCATCACGTGCTCCCAGCGGCAGGCTTCGATGTGCAGCTGGTCCCAGTCCAGGCCGATGATGTCGGCCAGCAAGCGCTCGGCGAGGCGGTGCTTGCGCATCACCGCGATCGCCTCGCGGCGCCCCGTCTCCGACAACTGAAGGTGGCGATCGTCAGCAACATGAAGCAGACCGTCGCGCTCCATTCGCGCGACGGTCTGGCTCACGGTCGGGCCGCTCTGGCCGAGGCGTTCGGCGATCCGCGCGCGGAGGGCGACGATGCCCTCCTCCTCCAGCTCGTAGATGGTGCGCAGATACATTTCAGTCGTATCGATGAGCTCGCTGTGGTGACTCACTTGGGTATGCCCTCTTTCGGCTGACGCGTGCGTTCATCGTAGTTCTCTCGCGGCGCGTCGAGTGACAACCCCGCGAATCTAGTCGAGATAGTCGCGCAGAGCCTGAGCGCGCGACGGGTGGCGCAACTTCGCCATCGTCTCCCGCTCGATCTGGCGGATTCGCTCACGGCTGAGCTTGAAGGCCCGCCCGATCTCGTCGAGCGTCTTGGGCTGGCCGTCGGTGAGACCGTAGCGCATCCGGACCACGGCTGCCTCACGCTCGTCCAGCGTCGCGAGCACGTCGTGAAGCTGAACCTTCATCAGGCCGGTCTCGACAGCCTCCTCGGCCGCCTGTGCGTTGACGTCGGCGATGAAGTCACCAAGCGCCGCGTCGTCATCCGCACCGACGGTCTGATCCAGACTCACCAGGTCACGGGAGAGGTCCAGCAGTTCGCGGACCCGGTCCTCGGTGATGTCGAGTTCCGCCGCCAGTTCGGCGTGCGTCGGGGCGCGGCCCAGCTGCTGGTTGCGCTCGCGGCGGATCCGCTGCAGTTTGTTGACCTGCTCGACCAGGTGCACGGGGAGGCGGATGGTGCGTGACTGGTCGGCCATCGCCCGGCTGATCGCCTGCCGGATCCACCACGTGGCATAGGTCGAGAACTTGAAGCCCTTGGCGTAGTCGAACTTCTCGACGGCGCGGATCAGACCGAGGTTCCCCTCCTGGATCAGGTCCAGGAACGGCATGCCGTGTCCGGTGTAGCGCTTGGCGAGGGAGACGACCAGACGCAGATTGGCCCGCAGCAGATGGTCCTTCGCCCGCTCGCCGTCCATCACCAGCGCGCGCAGATCACGGCGGCGGGCCGGGGTGAAGGAATTCTTCGCCGCGAGCAGATGTCCGGCGTAGAGACCGGCCTCGATCCGCTTCGCCAGTTCGACCTCGTCGACCGCGGTCAGCAGCGCGACCTTGCCGATCTCGTTGAGGTAGACGCGCACCAGATCGGCAGAGGCAGCGGCCTCGTCGAGGTCACTGCGACCCCGCACCGAGAAGGCGCCGTCGTCGTCGCTCTCGACTGCACTTGATTCCGCATCAGCCTCGGTGTCGACCGTCGCCGCGGTGACGTCGCCGGAGATGAAGGCCTTCTCGTCCTTGAGGGCGCTCGGTGGGGTAGCGAGCTTCTCGGCGGTGGTGTTCTCGACCGGCTTGCTAGTGGCCTTCGGGGTGGCCGTCGCAGTGCTCGGGGCCGTCGCAGTACTCGGGCTCGTCGCGTCGCCGATCGCGGCGCGTCGGGTGCTGCGGTGCGTACGGGTCGCCAGACGGGCGTCGCCCGTCGTGCTTCGGGGGTTCGTACGGCTTCGTGCGGTTCGGGGCGTTGTCATCGGTTACCAGCCACCTAAAGTTTCGTATATGGGTTCTCGACAGTTAATTCGTTGTCGGGGCCTTCGCGGTTCAACTACTTCAACGCGGTACTGGCTGTGATGTTCCCGTCAGGTGCATTCGGATAACGGGTTCTCAGGGATAACTCAGGGTGTCCAGCCGGGGTTCAGACCTCGACGAGAAGCGTTATCGGCCCGTCGTTCACGAGCCCGACCTGCATGTCGGCGCCGAAAACACCGGTCTGTACGGGCGCGCCCAACTCGCGCAGCGCCGCCACGAATGCCTCCACCAGTGGCTCGGCCACCTCACCCGGCGCTGCCGCGCTCCAACTCGGGCGACGACCGCGTCTGGTGTCGGCGTAGAGGGTGAACTGGCTGACGACGAGGATCGCCGCGCCCGGTGTGGTGGCGACCGATGACTCACCGGACAGGATGCGGAGTTCATGAACCTTGCGGGCCAGTTCGAGGGCATGCCGCGGCTCGTCGCTGTGGGTCACTCCGACCAGCACCAGCAGCCCCGAACCGATTTCGGCCACGACTTGATCGTCGATGCGCACCGAGGCATTCAGGCAGCGCTGAATCAGCGCCCTCATCGACTGCTCGCAGGTGGCAGCAGCACTCCGCGCGCCACCAAGTCACGCACGACCGGGGCCAGCGAAACCGCCACCGCGTCGAGACTCAGCCCCCGCGAGTCGGCGAGCAGCGCGACGAGGAGCGACAGGGGAGTCCGGCCGTCGCACCCGGCCAGCAGGCCGGCGACCGCGTCGTCGGTCTCCAGCTCCCAGCGCATGCCGGAGCGCTGGACGAGAGTGAGTGCCGAAGTCTGCCACCCCGGCGCACCAATTCCTGCCACGGGTGACGACGCCGCCGAGTGGGCCGAATCGCGGCGTAGCACGACATCGGGGGCGACCCGAAACGCGGACTGCAGGATTTCGGCGTCCGAATACGTGGCCAGCCACGCACCCCGGTCGAACCAGGCCGAGATCTCACCGCCGATCGGCTGTTCGATGGCCTGGGGGACGTCCTCGAAGACCAGGGTCCGGGCGGCGGCATCGCTGCGCCGGAGTGAGATGAGGCCCATGCCGACGGCCACGATGCCGGCGTCGGCGAACCAGTCGCGCCACAGGTTGTAGCGCTTTCGCCAGGCTTGAGTACCCGGTACCTCGCCGCCGTCGCGGAGCCAGAGGCTGACGTACTCACCGGGGTCGGCGACCTCCCGCTGCCAGATCCAGGCATCCACCCCGTCCGGAAGCCAGGATTGAACCCGTTCACCAACCTCCTCGCCCGCGGTGATGGCCCAGTTGGCCAGTAGTTGGGCGGTGCCACCGCTGCGGAGTCGAGCAGGGAGCCCACCGACGAGCCGGCGGCAGAGCTCGTCCCCGGCCAGCCCGCCGTCGCGGTAGGTGTAGCCGCCGGTCTCATCGCTCCACCCCGGGCTCATCACGAACGGTGGATTGGAGACAATCAGGTCGAACTCCTCGCCGGCCACCGGTTCGAGCAGTGATCCCTCGCGAAGGTCGAACTCGACACCGCCCAGGGCAGCGCTGGTGGCCGCGAACCGCAGCGCGCGCAGGCTGATATCGGTCGAAGTGACCCGGTCGCAGTGCCGGGAGAGATGCAATGACTGGATTCCGCAGCCGGTCCCGATATCCAGCGCCCGCTCGACCGGTCGACGCATGGTCGATTGGGCAAGCAGCAGAGCGGCCGCGCCGACCCCGAGTACGTGGTCGCTCGAGAGTGGTCCGGGGCGGACATCGCTGCCGAAGTCGGAGAGGACCCACCAGCCGGATTCGGCCGGTGTCTGATCTGCGTCGCTCGGCGCGTCGCTCTCGGCATATGGGCGGAGCTCCAGACGCGCCGTGGCCGTGCCACCGTTCGTCGCCACGATCCCGGCGCGGTGGAGGGCTTCGGCATTCTCGCGACCGACCGCCCGCTCCAGCACGGCCGTCTCGATCGGCTCGGCCAGCAGGAACAGCCTGATCAGCTCCGAAGTCGGGTCGCCCGCAAGGGCCCGAGCCGCCCCGGCGTAGTCCCCGCGCGATAGGGCCGCCTGCCCCTCCCAGTCCAGGGTCGCGTTGACGACGTCCACCGTGTAGTGAGCGTCGAGCGTTGTCCGCAGTCGGTCGGTCTCAGCGACGTTCAGCAGCGGACGGGCGGCGGCTTCGCTCATCCGTGCATCCTCGCTCATCCCGCCCGGTGCCATGCACATCGGGCGCCGCCTGCCTCTTCGCTGCGTGATTTCCAAGGTTCTCGGCCCCGAAGTCCCCAGGCCGCGCATTACCGGAGCAGTATGGGACTGTGCGCCACCACACCCCTGATCCGGCCGTCCGGATAACCAGCCTCGCCCAGAGTCGCGAGCAGGAGTTTGTGCATCGACGCCGCCGCTACTCGATGATGATGGGGATCCGGGTGGTCTGTGTGATCGCGGCCGCACCGCTGTACGCCATCAACCCCTGGCTGGCGCTGGTCGCGATCGTCGGCGGCGCGGTGCTGCCGTGGTCGGCGGTCCTGCTGGCCAACGACGGCCCGCGCAAGCGCACCCCACCGGCCCGCGAGGTGCTCCGCAGGCGAAACGAACTGGCGCTCGGCGCCGGCGGAGATGATGCGGATACTCCGGAGGGGCGCACCGTCGACGGATAAGGCATCGGCGGATAAGGCATCGACGGGTAAGGCATCGGCGGATCGGCTCGACGGATAGGTGACGTCGGATTGGACGGACGGACGCTGCCGACGCCTCCCGGTGGCACAATAAGCCTCGTGAGCACAGAAACTCTCGAATCCCCGAAGACCTCCGAGACCGACACCGGCAGCGAGGTCTTTCACTACGTGCGGAAGGCCAAGATTGCCGAGAGTGCGGTGATGGGAACGATGGTTCAGGCCCTCTGCGGCGAGGTCTTCCCGGTGACGCGTACGCCCAAGCCCGGTTCGCCCGTCTGCCCGGCCTGCAAAGAGGTCTACGACTCGCTGCCCGGCGGCGAGTAACCCTCGCCCGGCTCGGCGGCATCGGGGTCAGGACTATCGGCCCCAGTAGCGCTCGCCTCAGTAGCGCTGGCCTCGGCGGCTGTCTCGCTGACGGCGGCGGGGGGAGTCAGTTCCTCGCTCAAGCGGTGCCAGCGTGACTGCGCGGCCTCGCGCCCGAGCAGCGTGGGCGACAGCTGCTCGATTGCGGCGTTGAACTCGGCGCCGAGCAGCACCCCGAGGGCCAGCACGTAGAAGAAGAGCAGGGCGGCGATCGGAGCCGCCAGCGCACCGTAGGCATGATTCTGGTCAAGGATGAACGTGATGTACGTGCGCAGGGCGATCGATCCGAAGAGGAAGATTCCCAGCGCCAGGCAGGCGCCGGGTACGCCGCGACCCCAGGGCAGGCGGCGTGGCGGCGCGAGGTGATACAGCGTTGTCAGCCCGAGCAGAATGAGCAGGACGACCATCGGGTAGTAGGCATCGGTGATGAACGACTTCGCCCCGGCCCGGATCCCGACCGGGAAGAGGTCACCGACCAGCGAGGGGCCGAGCACCAGCAGCGGGAGCAGGACGACCCCGACGGCGATCGAGCCAAGGAAGAGACCTAGGGCCAGCAGCCGACTCTGCACGGCACCGCGCTGGTCGCGCATTCCGTAGGCGATCGTGATCGTGTTGACGAAGGTGGCCGTCGCCGATGAACCGGCCCAGAGTGCCAGCGCGAAGCCGACACTGATGATGTCGATGCGCTGGCCGTGCAGGATCTCGCGCAGCGTCGGCGAGACGACCTCGTTGACCACCTCCGGGCTGAAGGCACGAGCCAGGGTCGCCTCGATCTGGGACTCGGTGCGGTCGACCGTCCCGGTACCCAGCCAGCGCGACACGTAGCCCAGCGACGCGATCGAGGCCAGGAAGAGGGACGGCAGGCTCAGCAGTTGCCAGAATGCGGCCTCGGCCGAGAGCCCGAGAACGCGGTCGTGCCAGCCCGCGACCACGGTGTGACGCAGCAGTTGGGGCAGGTACCGAATGCGACGCAGGAACCTCATACAGGCCGTGGCGCCGTTCGGGTAGCCGCACCGTCGGTCGCGCTCGCGATCAGTGGCGGGGGAGAGACCCGTCGACGAGTCGGGCGCGGCGATAACGACTTCACGCCCTGAGTCTGGTTCATCCAACAGCTGATATCCCAGACCGGTGCGTAACGTGTGGTTCGTGTCGCCGCATCTGGCCAGTCTCGAGGCGCTGGACCTCCTCGGGATCTTCGTCTTCGCCCTCTCTGGCGGCCTGGCCGGGGTCCGGGCGCACCTGGACATCTTCGGGCTCGTCGTGATGGCCACGATCACCTCCATCGGCGGCGGCCTGATCCGCGATGTG
Coding sequences within it:
- a CDS encoding iron (metal) dependent repressor, DtxR family: MSHHSELIDTTEMYLRTIYELEEEGIVALRARIAERLGQSGPTVSQTVARMERDGLLHVADDRHLQLSETGRREAIAVMRKHRLAERLLADIIGLDWDQLHIEACRWEHVMSDAVERRILSLLEKPLVCPHGNPIPGLEDLGLPFDTTITAERLTLAAASANTPQVIVERISEQLQSDADLMKRFADAGVRPGERLSLRRVGADVEITHDGTTSKFSGYVAEHVFVSAAVEPQTSRVA
- a CDS encoding RNA polymerase primary sigma factor/RNA polymerase nonessential primary-like sigma factor → MTTPRTARSRTNPRSTTGDARLATRTHRSTRRAAIGDATSPSTATAPSTATATPKATSKPVENTTAEKLATPPSALKDEKAFISGDVTAATVDTEADAESSAVESDDDGAFSVRGRSDLDEAAASADLVRVYLNEIGKVALLTAVDEVELAKRIEAGLYAGHLLAAKNSFTPARRRDLRALVMDGERAKDHLLRANLRLVVSLAKRYTGHGMPFLDLIQEGNLGLIRAVEKFDYAKGFKFSTYATWWIRQAISRAMADQSRTIRLPVHLVEQVNKLQRIRRERNQQLGRAPTHAELAAELDITEDRVRELLDLSRDLVSLDQTVGADDDAALGDFIADVNAQAAEEAVETGLMKVQLHDVLATLDEREAAVVRMRYGLTDGQPKTLDEIGRAFKLSRERIRQIERETMAKLRHPSRAQALRDYLD
- a CDS encoding membrane protein gives rise to the protein MDEPDSGREVVIAAPDSSTGLSPATDRERDRRCGYPNGATACMRFLRRIRYLPQLLRHTVVAGWHDRVLGLSAEAAFWQLLSLPSLFLASIASLGYVSRWLGTGTVDRTESQIEATLARAFSPEVVNEVVSPTLREILHGQRIDIISVGFALALWAGSSATATFVNTITIAYGMRDQRGAVQSRLLALGLFLGSIAVGVVLLPLLVLGPSLVGDLFPVGIRAGAKSFITDAYYPMVVLLILLGLTTLYHLAPPRRLPWGRGVPGACLALGIFLFGSIALRTYITFILDQNHAYGALAAPIAALLFFYVLALGVLLGAEFNAAIEQLSPTLLGREAAQSRWHRLSEELTPPAAVSETAAEASATEASATGADSPDPDAAEPGEGYSPPGSES
- a CDS encoding D-tyrosyl-tRNA(Tyr) deacylase, whose amino-acid sequence is MRALIQRCLNASVRIDDQVVAEIGSGLLVLVGVTHSDEPRHALELARKVHELRILSGESSVATTPGAAILVVSQFTLYADTRRGRRPSWSAAAPGEVAEPLVEAFVAALRELGAPVQTGVFGADMQVGLVNDGPITLLVEV
- a CDS encoding Methyltransferase small domain-containing protein, which gives rise to MCMAPGGMSEDARMSEAAARPLLNVAETDRLRTTLDAHYTVDVVNATLDWEGQAALSRGDYAGAARALAGDPTSELIRLFLLAEPIETAVLERAVGRENAEALHRAGIVATNGGTATARLELRPYAESDAPSDADQTPAESGWWVLSDFGSDVRPGPLSSDHVLGVGAAALLLAQSTMRRPVERALDIGTGCGIQSLHLSRHCDRVTSTDISLRALRFAATSAALGGVEFDLREGSLLEPVAGEEFDLIVSNPPFVMSPGWSDETGGYTYRDGGLAGDELCRRLVGGLPARLRSGGTAQLLANWAITAGEEVGERVQSWLPDGVDAWIWQREVADPGEYVSLWLRDGGEVPGTQAWRKRYNLWRDWFADAGIVAVGMGLISLRRSDAAARTLVFEDVPQAIEQPIGGEISAWFDRGAWLATYSDAEILQSAFRVAPDVVLRRDSAHSAASSPVAGIGAPGWQTSALTLVQRSGMRWELETDDAVAGLLAGCDGRTPLSLLVALLADSRGLSLDAVAVSLAPVVRDLVARGVLLPPASSR